The genomic DNA agctccttgagcatTTTGACTCCTTCCCTCTCCTTTTTCTCTCTTATTTGTTACACCATACTTAGTTTGTCGCTTTGTtacattaatttgaatatctaCTGTATATAGGTCAGGACAAAATcagcatttcaaaaaaaattgatttatgatttttaaaaatcatctttCCTGTTAATGTGTATGTACCTGTGTACATACATGCTACTGCTACatataacaacaataaaaccAAACACTTCTaagactttttaaaattaataaatttttgtaaaaatttaattaaatcattgaaatttataaaattgtccaAATTGTTGATTCCACGTTTTCAGAATAttttctctataaaaaatagtaaatgacaatgataataataaaactaattaaatatataaaatacattaataaaaattaattactttcgACAAACACACATGGCTTCTTGACAATCGCCTCCGTGTTTTCCTAGCATAAGGCAGTGAAACCCACACGCTGAACGAGTTACTCCTGGCCCAAATATGGCAAGAACGTCGCAGGTAAATCGACGAACACGCAAATGTTGTTCTGAATTCCGTTCTGCTAAATTTAatcctaaataaataatttttttcatttatatgcTTTTTATTAtgccagcatcgaaacttacAATGCCTGTACAACCAATCAAAACAAACTAATTTCAGCTCAATCTACCACGAATAAATATAAGCGTATGCGTGaattcccgagtcaaaaaacaaattatagtTTAATCCTCAAAAGCCacaattcctttgatgttttatttgtcgcccagaaagtaactctattttagtactcaaaatcctcaatgctAACTATGAGGTCcaaatgcgaataatttatcgattttaaattattagtaagGCCTCAAAATTCTCAACGATTGAAAAGTTATATttcggaatttgaaaaattttagatagaaaaaagGAGGGGAGAGAATgcgtcgaatgagacttttgaggttcaaatgcagataaaattattttcatgataccagaattgaaacttaaagtttcagtgtctctacaccccgtcgaaacaagctaatttcgagccgatgctgcaaacaactgctagcgaattcgtaattcaaaaataccttcATACAGCTTCTTCCCTTGGGaagaaacacaattgtttctgcccggtgtcagttatatttaatgttcatttgcagcTTTATgactctcatttgtttacttgtcacttcagtttactcatttcatttttcaagtgacagttttaattaaccaaa from Microplitis mediator isolate UGA2020A chromosome 7, iyMicMedi2.1, whole genome shotgun sequence includes the following:
- the LOC130672376 gene encoding defensin-like encodes the protein MKFITFVLLLMVQIYVMISMPVKEGLNLAERNSEQHLRVRRFTCDVLAIFGPGVTRSACGFHCLMLGKHGGDCQEAMCVCRKENILKTWNQQFGQFYKFQ